Part of the Sporomusa termitida genome, TTAAAAAACAGCCAGCGTTTATACTTGCTGGCTGTTTTTTCTATTTATTTCGCAGAAAGCGCCATACCTTGGCACTGGTATTACGGACACGCCGCAAGGGGGCAATGCTGACCCGGATGCGGGGCTTCATATCTTTTTGTGAACCAAAGTCACCGCGCATAATGTGAGTTGTTTTGGTTTTTTCGGGTTTTAAGAACCTTTTTAAGACGGCAAGTGCTTGATCAGAACGGGTTTGATCCCCGCAAATAAAGACGTCAACGGCTGCATAACCAAGATCAGGATAGGTATGTATACTAATATGGCTTTTGGCTAGCAGGGCCAGCACGGTAAGGCCCTGTGGTTCGGATTTCTGACAGGATAAATTCAGCAGGGTCATATTGGTTTGTGTTAATGCTGCCAGTATTGCATTTTTAACCAACTCGAGATTATTTAGGTTTTCAAAGCTGCAGCCATACATATCGACAGCTAAATGTTTTCCGAGTAATTTCACGACTTCTCGCCCCTTTTATATCAAATTATGAGGTTAACTAAGGAAAAATGCCAAATACGGATTGAATTGCTGAAAAATACCGATTAGCAGACAACAATATTGAATTACGTGGAAATGATTTGATTTATACAATTTTTCATTATAGGTTAGAGTGAGCAGTATTGTAAAGAGTTATTTCATAATTAAGTCAGAAAATAAAAATTAATATTCGGCTATCATTAAATTATGGCCTGGAAAAAACAATAGCAGGAATTAATTGGCTTCACAGTGAAGAAACTATTTTAGATGACAAATGGACTAACAGGGAGGGTTAACATGCAGACTCAATTGACACAACTGCTTAATATAGCATACCCGGTTCTGCAGGGCGGGATGGCTTGGATTTCTGATGCCAGGCTGGCGGCCGCGGTTTCCGCGGCCGGAGGGGCCGGCATAATTGCTGCCGGCGGCCGTAATGCTGCTTATGTCAGGGAACAGATTCGCCTGGCCAGACAATTAACAGATAAGCCTTTTGGTGTTAATGTTCAGCTTATGGCCCCAGATAAAGAAGAGGTCATTCAGGTTGTTTGTGAAGAAAAGCCGGCGTTTGTAACCTTAGGAGCCGGGAACCCTGTGCCTTATTTCGAAAAACTCAGCAAGGCCGGTGTCAAGAAAATCCCGGTTGTCCCCAATGTCAAGCTGGCCCAGCGTGTCGAAAGCAATGGGGCTGATGCGATCGTAATTGAAGGTATGGAAGCTGGCGGGCATATCGGTGTTCTAACCACAATGGCACTGATGACACAGGTAATTCCTTTTATCAACATCCCGGTAATCGCTGCCGGTGGGTTTGCCGACGGCCGCGGCCTGGCCGCTGCCCTGGTGATGGGAGCCGCCGGAATTCAGATCGGAACAAGATTCCTAATTGCTGAGGAATGCAGTGTTCATCCTAATGTTAAACAAAGGCTGCTTACTGCTGCCGATACCGATAGTGTTGTAACCGGTCTAATGTCCGGCCACGGTGTGCGGAGCCTTAGAAATTCATTTACAGAAAAATATTTAGCTATGGAGAGAAGTTGCATACCTCAGGCCGAGCTGGATAAGCTGGCCACCGGAACCAACCGGCTGGCTGCTATTGAAGGCGATATTGAAAATGGCGCGGTACTTGCAGGACAAAGCTTACTGCCGCTTAAACAGATTGAGCCGGCAGCTGTTATTGTCAGGACCATTATAAATGAAGCCAGCCAGGTATTAGCGGAGGCGCCCGATTTGTTAAGCTGAGGGAAACTAAAAATTTACATATGAGGAGTGAAGACAATGAATAATGTCAAAATATCTGAAAGTGTATATTATGTTGGTGCGGTTGACTGGAATCTCCGTGATTTTCACGGGTACACGACGCCCCGGGGCGTAACCTATAATTCCTATCTTATTGTTGATGAGAAGGTATGCCTGATTGATACTGTCAAGGCACCTTTCGCGCCGGAG contains:
- a CDS encoding nitronate monooxygenase, with product MQTQLTQLLNIAYPVLQGGMAWISDARLAAAVSAAGGAGIIAAGGRNAAYVREQIRLARQLTDKPFGVNVQLMAPDKEEVIQVVCEEKPAFVTLGAGNPVPYFEKLSKAGVKKIPVVPNVKLAQRVESNGADAIVIEGMEAGGHIGVLTTMALMTQVIPFINIPVIAAGGFADGRGLAAALVMGAAGIQIGTRFLIAEECSVHPNVKQRLLTAADTDSVVTGLMSGHGVRSLRNSFTEKYLAMERSCIPQAELDKLATGTNRLAAIEGDIENGAVLAGQSLLPLKQIEPAAVIVRTIINEASQVLAEAPDLLS
- the speD gene encoding adenosylmethionine decarboxylase, which encodes MKLLGKHLAVDMYGCSFENLNNLELVKNAILAALTQTNMTLLNLSCQKSEPQGLTVLALLAKSHISIHTYPDLGYAAVDVFICGDQTRSDQALAVLKRFLKPEKTKTTHIMRGDFGSQKDMKPRIRVSIAPLRRVRNTSAKVWRFLRNK